Proteins from one Vibrio pomeroyi genomic window:
- a CDS encoding polysaccharide lyase family 7 protein: MNKTLLASCALLAFSSSAIANVEFSNPEGALGEPSNYSQYQNVLSVSELQISDPNGKKGNKDYFALDNNYDGIVNNNFYVDKESEALVFTMKNDHLRNELRIQENFRTDLANETYTLSSEVEIINPEESMKNSDSKQDEITFLQVHNKGLDDLGTHNVPHPLLRVVWKRDNNGVEGHFWAIIKNNAVICKGSFGKKNQDKEMCKSDVAYSQYDLGKAPEGKPTAFDLIVGDKKLIVDVNGERKVEQDIDYWRHLLSYFKAGVYNQFTNGQSEAHFYKLEYTEKKS; the protein is encoded by the coding sequence ATGAATAAAACCCTACTCGCTAGCTGTGCCCTTCTTGCCTTTTCTTCTTCGGCAATCGCTAATGTTGAGTTTTCGAATCCAGAAGGCGCTTTAGGCGAACCTTCTAATTACTCTCAATACCAAAATGTTTTGTCAGTGTCTGAACTTCAAATTTCAGATCCAAACGGCAAGAAAGGCAACAAAGACTATTTTGCGCTCGATAATAACTACGACGGCATTGTGAACAATAACTTCTATGTCGACAAAGAAAGTGAAGCGCTAGTCTTTACCATGAAGAATGACCACCTGCGTAACGAGTTACGCATTCAGGAAAACTTCCGCACAGACTTAGCGAATGAAACATACACATTAAGTTCGGAAGTTGAGATCATAAACCCTGAAGAGTCGATGAAGAACTCAGACTCTAAGCAAGACGAGATTACTTTTCTACAAGTACACAACAAAGGCTTAGATGATCTTGGTACTCACAATGTCCCTCACCCTTTGCTGCGTGTTGTATGGAAACGTGACAATAATGGTGTTGAAGGGCATTTCTGGGCAATCATTAAGAATAATGCTGTAATTTGTAAAGGATCGTTCGGTAAGAAGAACCAAGACAAGGAAATGTGCAAATCAGACGTAGCATATTCTCAATACGACTTAGGCAAAGCACCAGAAGGCAAACCAACAGCATTTGACCTAATCGTTGGTGATAAGAAACTCATTGTTGACGTAAACGGTGAACGTAAAGTTGAGCAGGATATTGACTACTGGCGTCACCTATTAAGCTACTTCAAAGCTGGCGTATATAACCAATTTACGAACGGACAAAGTGAAGCGCACTTCTACAAGCTAGAGTACACAGAGAAAAAGAGCTAG
- a CDS encoding glycoside hydrolase — MFNVRHHLNFTSFAIAALFSTCTFSANAQDSQITLTNTNNIDTISISTKTLAIDWNGLSVNSAALTVDRQPQKVTKLVAHSQTKASWTLIPSGIRVEAELKQGDLLIQFTLPSNTQVKRNQPIELAWFDLAEQQTQTLFLPFSEGMRVPTDNKQWANYLVDNHSGSNTTQDLKMPFWTVQQKDQFISYQLINPTNNQLFFSNSSAKTSTNIDMNASHQFTTLNKSQPFSIRITIGDSWLDGAKQYRDWRVKNGLSESLVEKQKRNPDVSKLIGASHVYLFGKDPLSIQGVNDWWGLNTWYLERSKLIVPSEAKRELSSLSKGKDWFSQYHKQLLLDSISQSLQGLYPVATPTLTDNAIKAQYTAAQNKKNWLIKNASSYLNTPETWGQALSSDMVSNLNKAGLNKLWLGFDNWMPAFYQPNAVELAKQSGYLVGTYDSYNTAIPAKLNDNWLTAQLPEPMRQSCAIELADGSLKKGFRGNGYYLNPNCHLDYVKQRAKDIMRFGNFNSLFLDVDATAMARENYRDNSNESDMLSAFNNRIQWLSGQPNLLLGSEDGNSLTTKGIAFAHGLETVGFGWTDKDMKENRKSPYYLGRWYPDHKPDFFFKSAKVKEPYKSLLFSPQYRIPLYQAVFHDEVINTHHWHSDSLKFTNVQADRDLAAMLYNTPAMVHLTRDEALSSSSPRLKALKHYQDGFEPIHKQLWDKQLVDFDWLDDNGDVQQTVFDDGSKIIANFSDQAFSQNGVTIAATSIKVMLSNGQVVEWKPELN, encoded by the coding sequence ATGTTCAATGTTCGTCACCACCTTAACTTTACGTCTTTCGCCATCGCGGCTCTCTTCAGCACTTGTACGTTCTCAGCAAACGCACAAGACAGCCAGATAACGCTAACGAATACCAACAACATCGACACCATATCGATTTCAACAAAAACATTAGCGATAGATTGGAATGGCTTAAGCGTGAATAGCGCTGCGCTAACGGTTGATCGTCAACCTCAGAAAGTCACTAAACTCGTCGCTCACTCACAAACCAAGGCTTCTTGGACGCTGATACCCAGCGGAATCCGTGTTGAAGCTGAACTTAAGCAAGGTGATCTTCTTATCCAATTCACCTTACCTTCAAACACACAGGTAAAGCGAAACCAACCCATTGAACTTGCTTGGTTTGACCTTGCAGAACAACAAACTCAAACCCTATTTTTGCCCTTTAGCGAAGGTATGCGCGTGCCTACCGATAATAAGCAGTGGGCAAACTATCTAGTCGACAATCATTCTGGAAGCAACACAACTCAAGACTTAAAGATGCCGTTTTGGACAGTGCAACAGAAGGATCAATTCATCAGTTATCAGTTAATCAACCCAACCAATAATCAGCTGTTTTTTTCTAACTCGTCCGCTAAGACAAGCACCAACATTGATATGAACGCATCACATCAATTTACCACGCTGAACAAGTCTCAGCCTTTTTCGATTCGCATAACAATTGGCGATTCTTGGTTAGATGGTGCCAAACAATACCGAGATTGGCGCGTTAAGAACGGCCTCTCTGAATCGCTTGTCGAAAAGCAAAAACGTAATCCTGACGTGAGCAAGCTAATTGGCGCAAGCCACGTTTATCTGTTTGGTAAAGACCCATTGAGCATCCAAGGCGTGAACGACTGGTGGGGATTAAACACTTGGTACCTAGAGAGGTCAAAACTGATTGTTCCAAGTGAAGCCAAGCGAGAACTGTCTTCCCTGTCTAAAGGCAAAGATTGGTTCAGCCAATATCACAAACAACTGTTGTTGGACTCTATCAGCCAATCACTACAAGGCTTGTACCCTGTTGCCACGCCAACACTCACTGACAACGCTATTAAAGCTCAATATACCGCTGCACAGAACAAGAAAAACTGGTTGATTAAGAACGCGTCTTCTTATCTCAATACACCTGAAACTTGGGGACAAGCCCTGTCGTCGGACATGGTCAGCAATCTAAATAAAGCAGGCCTGAATAAGCTTTGGCTGGGCTTTGATAATTGGATGCCAGCTTTCTATCAACCGAACGCGGTAGAACTGGCTAAACAGTCTGGTTATCTGGTTGGAACCTACGACTCCTACAACACAGCCATACCCGCCAAGTTAAATGACAACTGGCTAACCGCTCAATTGCCAGAGCCGATGCGTCAAAGTTGTGCGATTGAACTAGCGGATGGAAGCTTGAAAAAAGGATTCCGAGGTAACGGTTATTATCTAAATCCGAATTGCCATTTAGATTACGTAAAGCAGCGCGCTAAAGACATTATGAGGTTCGGCAACTTCAATAGCTTGTTCTTAGATGTGGATGCGACAGCAATGGCGCGTGAGAACTATCGAGACAATTCCAACGAGTCGGATATGCTTTCTGCCTTCAATAATCGAATACAATGGTTAAGTGGACAACCAAATTTGCTGTTGGGTTCTGAAGATGGCAATAGCCTGACAACCAAAGGCATAGCGTTTGCACACGGCTTAGAAACGGTCGGCTTTGGTTGGACGGACAAAGACATGAAAGAAAACCGCAAGTCGCCTTATTATTTAGGTCGCTGGTATCCTGATCATAAACCGGACTTTTTCTTCAAATCGGCAAAAGTGAAAGAGCCCTACAAGTCGCTGCTGTTTTCACCTCAATACCGAATTCCACTATACCAAGCCGTATTCCATGATGAAGTGATTAACACGCACCACTGGCATTCAGACAGTCTCAAGTTCACTAATGTACAAGCAGATCGTGACTTAGCCGCAATGCTATACAACACACCTGCGATGGTCCACTTAACAAGAGATGAAGCTTTATCAAGTTCGAGCCCAAGGCTTAAGGCATTGAAGCACTATCAAGACGGCTTTGAACCAATACACAAGCAATTGTGGGATAAACAGTTGGTCGATTTCGACTGGTTAGACGATAACGGCGATGTTCAACAAACCGTATTTGATGACGGCAGCAAGATCATTGCGAACTTCTCTGACCAAGCGTTTAGCCAAAACGGCGTCACAATAGCAGCGACGTCTATCAAAGTTATGTTGAGCAATGGACAAGTCGTTGAATGGAAACCAGAGCTGAACTAG